The Streptomyces sp. NL15-2K genome contains a region encoding:
- a CDS encoding NADP oxidoreductase, which translates to MVIDTSNYYPGMLSEPIEAVDNGQVESVYTAELLGRPVVKAWNAALAETQRTKGVPAGTPGRLAIPVAGDFEEARKVAMSLVDDTGFDAYDAGTLADSWRQQPNSPAYCTELTLDELPAALAAADRVKDAAIRDSVPERLATLPATATLEDVVEMNRAAHR; encoded by the coding sequence GTGGTCATCGACACCTCGAACTACTACCCCGGCATGCTCAGCGAGCCGATCGAGGCGGTGGACAACGGCCAGGTGGAGAGCGTGTACACCGCCGAGCTGCTCGGCCGCCCCGTGGTCAAGGCGTGGAACGCCGCGCTGGCCGAAACCCAGCGGACCAAGGGTGTTCCGGCCGGAACGCCCGGCCGCCTAGCCATCCCCGTCGCCGGCGACTTCGAGGAGGCGCGGAAGGTGGCCATGAGCCTGGTGGACGACACCGGCTTCGACGCCTACGACGCCGGCACGCTGGCCGACTCCTGGCGCCAGCAGCCGAACAGCCCCGCCTACTGCACCGAACTGACCCTCGACGAGCTGCCGGCGGCCCTGGCCGCGGCCGACCGCGTCAAGGACGCGGCCATCCGCGACAGCGTCCCAGAACGCTTGGCCACCCTCCCGGCCACGGCCACCCTGGAGGACGTCGTCGAGATGAACCGCGCCGCCCA